A single Candidatus Omnitrophota bacterium DNA region contains:
- a CDS encoding OmpA family protein translates to MNKILKTFIKYGLVFILVCMTVNSFAFFSEEEKEARRKKETEELQERFKWWPTDATPGPVKDPDKGGYWWWPTKPGKVGPLWGNRGWVYVYKIIFDYKEEELPPPKPEEPRPSLLIKKMIKNVKIYFDFDKSDLRDDTIKILNEAIGTLKRNPESSILITGNCDIRGSETYNMKLGKHRGETVKHFMLAHGIPESRILIISRGKLDAIAPITDMVGMQKDRNAQFMIAEVEEVMIPYPKDLENINATPIEEGKYLVEEKENVESAIKVSTREYVVKKGDTLSGIAAKEYGGAYRWKYLYELNKDVIKDPNKLKEGQKIIIPVE, encoded by the coding sequence ATGAACAAAATCTTGAAAACTTTCATCAAATACGGTTTAGTCTTTATTTTAGTTTGCATGACGGTTAATTCTTTCGCCTTTTTTAGCGAAGAAGAAAAGGAAGCAAGGCGTAAGAAAGAAACAGAAGAATTGCAGGAACGTTTCAAATGGTGGCCTACCGATGCAACACCGGGTCCGGTAAAGGATCCGGACAAAGGGGGATATTGGTGGTGGCCTACCAAGCCCGGCAAAGTAGGGCCGTTATGGGGGAATAGGGGCTGGGTTTATGTATATAAGATAATATTTGATTACAAAGAAGAAGAACTCCCTCCGCCTAAGCCCGAAGAACCAAGGCCTTCGCTTTTAATAAAGAAGATGATAAAGAATGTCAAAATATACTTTGATTTCGATAAATCGGATTTAAGAGATGATACAATAAAAATATTAAATGAAGCTATTGGTACTTTGAAGAGAAATCCCGAATCGAGCATACTTATAACAGGAAATTGCGACATCCGCGGCTCCGAAACTTATAATATGAAATTGGGAAAACATCGGGGTGAAACTGTGAAACATTTTATGTTGGCTCACGGCATTCCAGAGAGCCGTATTCTAATAATTTCCAGAGGAAAACTTGATGCGATAGCTCCAATAACAGACATGGTGGGTATGCAGAAAGACCGTAATGCACAGTTTATGATTGCCGAGGTAGAGGAGGTCATGATTCCTTATCCTAAAGATCTAGAGAATATTAATGCAACACCGATTGAAGAAGGCAAATATCTCGTTGAAGAAAAAGAGAATGTAGAGTCGGCAATTAAGGTTTCGACACGAGAATATGTTGTGAAAAAAGGCGACACATTATCCGGTATCGCAGCAAAAGAATACGGCGGTGCCTATAGATGGAAATACCTGTATGAGTTGAATAAGGATGTAATTAAGGATCCGAATAAACTCAAGGAAGGGCAGAAGATAATTATACCCGTTGAATAA
- a CDS encoding DUF2934 domain-containing protein translates to METKIDLTNLIREKAKELWEKDGRKQGRDMDYWLQAEKIVKAQAKKQ, encoded by the coding sequence GTGGAGACAAAAATAGATTTAACGAATCTTATTAGAGAAAAGGCAAAAGAGTTGTGGGAAAAGGACGGACGCAAGCAGGGCCGTGATATGGACTATTGGCTACAAGCTGAAAAGATTGTAAAAGCTCAGGCGAAAAAACAATAA
- the glmS gene encoding glutamine--fructose-6-phosphate transaminase (isomerizing), which translates to MCGIIGYVGNREAVDVILEGLTRLEYRGYDSAGIAVLNDHAIEVIKKPGKLAVLKKELADNPLTGHVSLGHSRWATHGVPNEANAHPHWDCKKEIALVHNGIIENYQDLKEKLIKEGHEFRSYTDTEVIPHLIEKYYDGDLEEAVRRAVKVLKGAYAIAVLHKNEPNRIVAARCESPLIVGLGKTENFVASDIPAILKYTNKALFLNDFEIVSLTDKKVRVSDYHNKPIIKKPIEVKWDIAQAEKGGFRHFMLKEIHEQPKIISDILKARVRGNRISFEELKVGEKLLKKINKIAIVACGTAYHAGLNGKYMLEWLAHVPALADTSSEFRYRNPIVDKNTLVIVVSQSGETADTLAALREAKQKGATVIGIINALGSSIAREADGVIYTHAGPEISVASTKAYTAQLAILYLFSLYLARLRGKRSPQEIKDYLTEFKKIPHLLEKILKRYGTEKSDMIQKAGEFNIEYHKRLKEYHQKDPQERKRAPNCFFLFLGRNVNYPSALEGALKLKEISYISAEGYPAGEMKHGPIALIDENPWTVCITPESKLHEKMISNIMEIRARRGIVVAVATEGDEEIRKVGAQYIIEIPHVKEETLTPFLVALPLQLLAYFVAREFKEDIDQPRNLAKSVTVE; encoded by the coding sequence ATGTGCGGGATAATCGGATATGTGGGAAATAGGGAAGCGGTGGATGTCATTCTGGAAGGTCTAACCAGGTTAGAATATAGAGGATATGACTCTGCGGGCATAGCCGTCCTTAACGACCACGCCATAGAAGTAATCAAGAAACCCGGCAAATTGGCCGTGCTTAAAAAAGAACTGGCGGATAACCCGTTGACCGGACATGTGAGTTTGGGCCATTCAAGGTGGGCTACGCACGGCGTGCCCAACGAAGCGAATGCCCATCCTCATTGGGACTGTAAGAAAGAGATCGCGCTTGTCCATAACGGTATTATAGAGAACTACCAGGACCTTAAGGAAAAACTCATAAAAGAGGGCCACGAATTCCGCTCCTATACCGATACGGAAGTCATCCCGCACTTAATAGAAAAATACTACGACGGCGATCTGGAAGAGGCGGTGCGAAGGGCCGTCAAAGTGTTGAAGGGCGCTTACGCCATAGCAGTACTGCATAAGAACGAACCCAATCGCATCGTGGCCGCGCGCTGCGAAAGCCCGCTTATAGTGGGGCTCGGTAAGACAGAGAATTTCGTCGCAAGCGATATACCCGCCATACTTAAATACACAAATAAAGCGCTCTTCCTTAATGATTTTGAGATAGTTTCATTGACAGACAAGAAAGTAAGAGTCAGCGATTATCATAACAAACCTATTATAAAGAAGCCGATAGAAGTAAAATGGGATATCGCACAAGCCGAAAAGGGCGGGTTCAGACATTTTATGCTAAAAGAGATACACGAACAGCCCAAGATAATATCGGATATCCTTAAGGCAAGAGTCCGCGGGAACAGAATATCTTTCGAAGAACTAAAAGTGGGCGAGAAGCTTCTTAAGAAGATAAATAAGATCGCCATTGTAGCATGCGGCACGGCATATCATGCCGGTTTGAACGGTAAATATATGTTGGAATGGCTCGCGCACGTACCGGCGCTGGCCGACACGTCGAGTGAATTCAGATATAGAAACCCCATAGTGGATAAAAATACGCTTGTAATAGTGGTATCCCAGTCCGGCGAGACGGCAGACACGCTCGCGGCGCTTAGAGAGGCAAAGCAAAAGGGCGCGACAGTAATCGGCATAATCAATGCATTAGGAAGCTCCATCGCGCGCGAGGCCGACGGTGTTATATATACTCATGCAGGCCCCGAGATATCCGTAGCTTCAACAAAGGCATACACAGCACAACTTGCGATACTTTATCTTTTTAGTCTATATCTGGCCAGGCTAAGAGGCAAGAGAAGCCCGCAGGAAATAAAAGACTATCTGACAGAATTTAAGAAGATCCCCCATCTTTTGGAAAAGATATTAAAGAGGTACGGTACCGAAAAGTCGGATATGATACAAAAGGCGGGAGAATTCAACATCGAATACCACAAACGCCTGAAGGAATATCACCAGAAGGATCCGCAGGAAAGAAAGAGGGCCCCCAACTGCTTCTTCTTATTTTTGGGCAGAAACGTAAACTACCCAAGCGCGCTGGAAGGGGCGCTCAAGCTGAAGGAAATATCGTATATAAGCGCCGAAGGCTACCCTGCCGGCGAAATGAAGCATGGGCCGATCGCTCTCATCGACGAAAACCCCTGGACGGTATGCATAACGCCCGAATCCAAATTGCACGAGAAGATGATATCGAACATCATGGAGATAAGGGCGCGCCGCGGCATAGTGGTGGCCGTAGCTACGGAGGGCGACGAAGAGATAAGAAAAGTAGGCGCCCAATATATAATAGAGATCCCGCATGTAAAAGAAGAGACGTTGACCCCGTTTTTGGTTGCTTTGCCTTTACAGCTTCTGGCGTATTTTGTTGCGCGCGAGTTTAAGGAAGATATAGACCAGCCTCGTAATCTGGCGAAATCCGTAACCGTAGAATAA
- the rsmI gene encoding 16S rRNA (cytidine(1402)-2'-O)-methyltransferase translates to MKIKMSGTLYVVATPIGNLEDITLRAIEVLKQVDLIAAEDTRHTKILTNRYGISTPLTSYFQYNEIKKTEPLIAALKKGKNIALVSDSGTPGISDPGFTIIREAIREGISVVPIPGPSAFLTALSISGMPTHKFAFEGFLSNKSAHRRKQLEALKQEERTIIMYESPHRLLKTLNDVMEIMGDINIVCARELTKKFEELRREKVSQTIKHFSETRILGEFIIIFNLKNP, encoded by the coding sequence ATAAAGATTAAAATGTCCGGGACACTATATGTAGTCGCAACTCCAATCGGGAACCTAGAAGACATAACGCTCCGCGCTATAGAGGTGCTGAAGCAGGTTGACCTTATAGCGGCCGAGGATACCCGCCATACAAAGATACTCACAAACCGCTACGGCATAAGTACACCCCTTACGAGCTATTTTCAATATAACGAAATCAAAAAGACCGAGCCTCTAATAGCCGCCCTTAAAAAAGGGAAAAATATCGCCCTTGTCTCCGATTCGGGCACACCGGGCATATCAGACCCTGGCTTTACTATAATACGAGAAGCTATCAGAGAAGGCATTTCAGTCGTACCAATACCCGGGCCGTCGGCTTTTTTGACGGCTTTAAGCATATCAGGCATGCCCACCCACAAATTTGCGTTCGAAGGCTTCCTCTCCAATAAGTCCGCCCATAGACGGAAACAGTTAGAAGCGCTCAAACAAGAGGAGAGGACGATCATAATGTATGAATCGCCGCACCGTCTGCTTAAAACGCTTAATGATGTAATGGAAATAATGGGTGATATCAATATCGTGTGCGCGAGGGAATTAACCAAAAAGTTCGAGGAATTGCGGCGCGAGAAAGTGAGCCAGACCATAAAGCATTTTTCCGAAACAAGGATATTGGGCGAGTTCATCATTATTTTTAACCTAAAAAATCCTTGA
- a CDS encoding potassium/proton antiporter, with product MPIENILLWVAVLIFVSVISSKLSDKFAIPVLLLFLAIGMLAGSEGIGGIYFDNAQLAKSIGIVALIFIIFSGGLDTNWKDTRSVIWPGVILSTAGVLITAIITGCFAVYILKFSFLEGMLLGSIVSSTDATAVFSILRSKRISLKKPLKPLLEFESGSNDPMAVFLTVGFISILTAKNMSITALIPKFMLDMGVGALVGYLIAKFIVFFINRLKLEYEGLYLVIMISFVLLTYVIAVFLKGSGILAVYLTGLMLSQAELPNKKMIMRFHDGLAWLMQIVMFITLGLLVFPSHIIPLIGAGFLLTFLLMMVARPVSVFLCLLPFRMGVRKKTMIAWVGLRGSVPIILATFPFMAGIPQADTIFNVVFFVVIASVFIQGTSIPIFSKILKLDVPLGNRINYPIEFEKTEAIDADLTDIIVPYDSEAVGKKISDLSVPEKCLIVLISREGKFVIPSGSTIIESGDVLLVLANAADFSVLHRTLARLKKER from the coding sequence ATGCCGATTGAAAATATTTTATTATGGGTTGCGGTATTGATATTCGTGAGCGTTATTTCAAGCAAGCTTTCCGATAAATTTGCTATCCCTGTCTTATTGCTATTCTTGGCAATCGGGATGCTTGCCGGTTCAGAAGGAATAGGCGGTATTTATTTTGATAACGCGCAGCTGGCGAAGTCTATTGGCATTGTCGCCCTCATTTTTATCATTTTTTCCGGAGGCCTCGATACCAATTGGAAAGACACCAGATCGGTTATTTGGCCGGGAGTTATCCTTTCGACAGCGGGAGTACTGATTACCGCAATCATAACAGGCTGCTTCGCCGTCTATATTCTAAAGTTTTCTTTTTTGGAAGGAATGCTGCTTGGTTCCATAGTTTCTTCAACCGATGCCACTGCCGTATTCAGTATTTTAAGGTCCAAACGAATAAGCCTGAAGAAACCTTTGAAGCCCTTACTTGAGTTTGAATCCGGTAGTAATGACCCAATGGCTGTTTTCTTGACTGTCGGGTTTATTAGTATTCTGACGGCAAAAAACATGAGTATCACCGCCCTGATACCCAAATTCATGCTAGATATGGGCGTAGGAGCGCTCGTAGGTTATCTCATAGCGAAATTCATAGTATTTTTCATTAACCGTCTGAAATTGGAATATGAAGGTCTTTATCTGGTAATAATGATTTCGTTCGTTCTGCTAACGTATGTAATTGCCGTTTTCTTAAAAGGCAGCGGGATTCTTGCGGTGTATCTTACAGGTTTGATGCTGAGTCAGGCAGAGCTTCCAAACAAAAAGATGATCATGAGATTTCATGACGGTTTAGCTTGGCTTATGCAAATCGTCATGTTTATAACGTTAGGTTTGCTTGTCTTTCCTTCGCATATTATTCCATTAATAGGAGCGGGATTTTTACTTACGTTTCTTCTTATGATGGTTGCCCGTCCTGTCAGCGTATTTTTGTGTCTGCTGCCATTTAGGATGGGTGTGCGGAAAAAAACTATGATTGCTTGGGTTGGTCTTCGAGGGTCTGTCCCTATTATATTGGCAACATTTCCTTTCATGGCAGGTATCCCACAGGCGGATACCATTTTTAATGTCGTATTTTTTGTAGTGATTGCGTCGGTTTTTATTCAAGGGACATCTATTCCAATTTTTTCTAAAATATTAAAACTGGACGTTCCTTTGGGTAACAGGATAAATTATCCCATTGAATTCGAAAAGACAGAAGCCATTGACGCAGATTTGACAGACATTATCGTTCCGTACGATTCAGAAGCAGTGGGTAAGAAAATTAGTGATTTAAGCGTCCCGGAGAAATGCCTTATTGTACTTATTTCTCGGGAAGGAAAATTTGTTATACCGTCCGGTTCTACGATTATAGAAAGTGGCGATGTGTTACTGGTGCTTGCAAATGCGGCGGATTTTTCGGTTCTTCACCGAACGCTGGCGCGTCTTAAAAAAGAAAGGTAA